The following proteins come from a genomic window of Alnus glutinosa chromosome 10, dhAlnGlut1.1, whole genome shotgun sequence:
- the LOC133880109 gene encoding two-component response regulator ORR9-like, with product MGMAAEAQFHVLAVDDSHLDRKLIEMLLKTSSYHVTAVDSGTKALEFLGVHEDEQNQANTPSVFPNDHHQDVDVNLIITDYCMPGMTGYDLLRKIKESKSLKDIPVVIMSSDNIPSRINRCLEEGAEEFFLKPVQLSDVSKLRPHLLKGIAKESQPNIDNIKAMEESHSPDRTRTNYNGLEVA from the exons ATGGGTATGGCTGCAGAGGCACAGTTCCATGTTCTGGCTGTTGATGATAGCCATCTTGACAGGAAGCTGATCGAGATGCTCCTCAAAACTTCTTCCTATCATG TTACTGCAGTGGATTCTGGTACCAAGGCTTTAGAGTTTCTGGGTGTTCATGAAGATGAACAGAACCAAGCAAACACACCCTCTGTTTTCCCAAATGATCATCATCAG GATGTAGATGTAAATTTGATCATTACAGATTACTGTATGCCGGGAATGACAGGCTATGATCTCCTTAGAAAGATCAAG GAATCTAAATCTCTTAAAGATATACCAGTTGTGATCATGTCCTCAGATAATATCCCATCAAGGATTAACAG ATGCTTGGAAGAAGGAGCAGAAGAGTTCTTTCTGAAACCAGTTCAATTATCTGATGTGAGTAAGCTTAGACCACATTTGTTGAAGGGCATAGCCAAGGAATCACAGCCAAACATTGACAATATAAAGGCCATGGAAGAAAGCCACTCACCTGACAGAACAAGAACAAACTATAATGGATTGGAAGTGGCCTAA
- the LOC133879264 gene encoding putative disease resistance RPP13-like protein 1, protein MAEALGGAVLSAFLEVLFDRMATPELVDFFRHRKLNEGVLEKLKIALLSVNALLEDAEEKQLTKPAVKLWLDDLKDAVCDAEDVLDEIATEALQHKLDAEFQTTASKVQNSISTFLSHFVKEIGQKMQEILAKLEYLAKKKDFLGLKEGGGGKPERWPTTSLVEESGIFGRDDDKEKIINLLLSNNIDESDNGNFCVIPIVGMGGIGKTTLAQLVYKDERVKEHFDLQLWVCVSDVFDVFGITKTVLEALTLLTCDMKDLNLLQVTLQQKLTEKKFLFVLDDVWNENYADWEVLSNPFKSGAPGSMVIVTTRNDSVASIMNALPTDHLKPLLEKDCWSLFAKYAFHDDNFDARRELEVIGRQIVKKCEGLPLAAKTIGGLLRSKLDVNEWERILKSDLWDSSFDKTNILPALRLSYKYFPSHLKQCFAYCSIFPKDCVLRKDEVILLWMAEGFLEETNNKRMEEVGEDSFLDLASRSLLEQSSGKKSSFVMHDLVNDLAKFVSGQFTFRLEVDCLHGIMNKTRHLSYFRNENGFDNFKKFEVLYEATRLHTFLPLELSPSDNYYFYLTKKVPLDLLPNLTCLRVLSLSHYRNMTELPESIGKIKHLRYLNLSSTTIKRLPDSICKLCNLQTLNLSGCKDLAALPRDMRKLINLRHLDISGTVIKEMPMQMSSLKCLQTLTKFIIGKHSETSIEELGKLANLRGRLSVLELQNVASHTDALKACLNDRKYLEELALEWNALDTKISECQRSVLDNLRPHSNLKSLIINNYGAESLPDWVGHHSFSNMVSLCLENCKHCFNLPP, encoded by the coding sequence ATGGCTGAGGCCTTGGGAGGAGCGGTTCTCTCCGCCTTCCTCGAAGTGTTATTTGATAGGATGGCGACTCCAGAGTTGGTGGACTTCTTTCGGCACCGCAAGCTCAACGAAGGAGTCTTGGAGAAGTTGAAGATAGCATTGTTGTCCGTAAATGCACTGCTTGAAGATGCGGAGGAAAAACAACTTACCAAGCCTGCTGTGAAACTGTGGCTCGATGACTTGAAAGATGCTGTCTGTGATGCTGAAGACGTCTTGGACGAGATAGCTACTGAAGCCTTGCAACATAAGTTGGATGCTGAATTTCAAACCACTGCAAGTAAGGTACAAAACTCCATCTCTACTTTTCTTAGTCATTTTGTCAAGGAGATAGGGCAAAAGATGCAAGAGATACTTGCCAAACTAGAATATCTAGccaaaaaaaaggattttctaGGTCTGAAAGAAGGTGGTGGAGGAAAACCTGAAAGATGGCCCACGACTTCTTTGGTTGAAGAATCTGGTATTTTTGGTAGGGATgatgataaggaaaaaataataaacttgtTGCTCTCAAATAATATTGATGAGAGCGACAATGGAAATTTTTGTGTCATTCCCATAGTGGGCATGGGGGGAATTGGCAAGACTACCCTTGCTCAGCTTGTATACAAGGACGAGAGGGTGAAGGAGCATTTTGACCTTCAATTATGGGTATGTGTTTCAGATGTTTTTGACGTTTTTGGTATAACTAAAACAGTTCTAGAGGCATTGACTTTGTTAACTTGCGATATGAAAGATCTGAATTTGCTTCAAGTTACGCTACAGCAGAAATTGACCGAGAAGAAATTCTTATTTGTTTTAGATGATGTTTGGAATGAAAATTATGCTGATTGGGAGGTCTTGAGTAATCCATTTAAATCTGGGGCACCAGGAAGTATGGTCATTGTAACTACACGCAATGATAGTGTTGCATCAATCATGAACGCTCTTCCAACTGATCATCTAAAGCCGTTATTGGAAAAAGATTGTTGGTCACTATTTGCAAAATATGCATTCCACGATGACAACTTTGATGCACGTCGAGAGCTAGAAGTAATAGGTAGACAAATTGTGAAAAAGTGTGAAGGTCTACCTTTAGCAGCAAAGACAATTGGGGGTCTCTTGCGATCTAAACTAGATGTTAATGAATGGGAGAGGATATTGAAGAGCGACTTGTGGGATTCGTCATTTGACAAGACAAATATTCTTCCAGCTCTAAGATTAAGTTACAAATATTTTCCATCACATCTAAAACAATGTTTTGCTTATTGTTCAATTTTTCCTAAGGATTGTGTATTACGAAAAGATGAAGTAATCTTATTATGGATGGCAGAAGGTTTCTTAGAAGAAACTAACAACAAAAGAATGGAGGAGGTTGGTGAAGATTCCTTTCTTGATTTGGCATCAAGATCATTGTTGGAACAATCAAGCGGCAAGAAATCAAGTTTTGTAATGCATGATCTTGTCAATGACTTGGCAAAATTTGTGTCTGGGCAATTTACCTTTAGATTGGAGGTTGACTGTTTGCACGGAATTATGAACAAGACTCGTCATTTGTCATATTTCAGAAATGAAAACGGATTTGATAACTTTAAGAAGTTTGAGGTCTTGTACGAGGCTACTCGATTGCACACATTCTTGCCATTGGAGTTGTCACCATCGGATAATTACTACTTCTACTTAACAAAAAAAGTACCACTAGATTTATTGCCAAATCTAACATGCTTGCGGGTACTCTCTCTATCTCATTATCGAAATATGACTGAGTTGCCTGAATCAATTGGCAAAATTAAGCATCTACGTTATTTGAACCTTTCTTCCACTACAATTAAAAGGTTGCCTGATTCCATATGTAAGTTGTGCAATTTGCAAACATTGAATTTATCAGGTTGTAAAGATCTTGCTGCATTACCAAGAGATATGCGGAAACTCATTAACTTACGTCATCTTGATATTAGCGGAACTGTCATAAAGGAGATGCCAATGCAGATGAGTAGTCTAAAATGTCTACAAACATTAACTAAATTTATCATCGGCAAACATAGTGAGACTTCCATTGAAGAGTTGGGGAAACTTGCAAATCTTCGAGGAAGGCTTTCTGTTTTAGAGCTCCAAAATGTTGCATCTCATACTGATGCTTTGAAAGCATGCTTGAATGATAGGAAGTACCTTGAGGAGTTGGCGTTGGAATGGAATGCATTGGATACTAAAATTTCAGAATGTCAAAGATCTGTACTGGACAATCTCCGGCCCCATAGTAACTTGAAAAGTCTCATTATCAACAACTATGGCGCCGAAAGTCTTCCAGATTGGGTTGGGCATCATTCATTCTCTAATATGGTGTCCCTTTGCCTAGAAAATTGTAAACATTGTTTCAACTTGCCACCA
- the LOC133878784 gene encoding putative disease resistance protein At3g14460 has translation MLKWEVWSYFDAENEGEAFAPLEELYIDDCPNLTGRLPVHLPSLAKLEIHKCPLLLDSLPRAPSICELGLIHCKEILLKKLPAGLRKLNIGGFGPLKSLPRGLADFDGNLQELTISNCNMLRLPSFSSLETLRLYGCDSLKSFPLDLFPKLCSIRISGCKNLKSFIVAERHGRDLGILRIFIKNCPNFVSFPKGGVRAPDLTFFWVQDCGSLRSLPEKMHILLPSLKSFCIIDCPEVEFLPIGGFPSNLELIDVQNCEKLFAGRMGWGLQKLLFVRNLYIGSKSEDVVSFPERGLLPSSLTYLHILGFLNLKSLDKNGLQHLTSLQGLTVHDCPKLKYMPDEGLPPSLSFIKIKECPLLKKRWQSRKKIPDIDHIEIDYEEFIG, from the coding sequence ATGTTGAAGTGGGAGGTATGGTCTTATTTTGATGCTGAAAATGAAGGTGAAGCTTTTGCTCCACTTGAAGAGCTTTATATTGACGACTGCCCTAATTTGACAGGGCGACTGCCCGTCCATCTTCCTTCCTTGGCTAAACTTGAGATTCATAAATGTCCGCTGCTACTGGATTCCCTCCCAAGGGCTCCTTCTATATGTGAATTGGGACTAATACACTGTAAAGAGATTCTGTTGAAGAAATTGCCGGCTGGATTACGGAAGCTCAATATCGGAGGATTTGGCCCACTGAAGTCCCTTCCCCGGGGACTGGCAGACTTCGACGGTAATCTTCAAGAGTTAACTATCTCAAACTGTAACATGTTAAGGCTCCCTAGCTTTTCATCCCTTGAAACGTTGCGGTTGTACGGATGCGATTCCCTTAAGTCATTTCCATTAGATTTGTTCCCGAAGCTTTGCAGTATCAGAATCTCTGGGTGCaagaatctgaaatcttttatAGTTGCAGAACGACATGGACGTGATTTAGGGATCTTAcgtatattcataaaaaattgcCCTAATTTTGTATCTTTTCCGAAAGGAGGAGTTCGTGCCCCGGACCTTACATTCTTTTGGGTCCAAGATTGTGGAAGTCTGAGGTCGCTGCCAGAGAAGATGCATATTCTCCTACCTTCTCTCAAGTCTTTTTGTATAATTGATTGTCCAGAAGTTGAATTCTTGCCCATAGGGGGCTTTCCTTCCAATCTGGAACTTATTGACGTCCAAAATTGTGAAAAACTCTTTGCCGGTCGGATGGGATGGGGTTTGCAAAAACTCCTATTTGTTAGAAATTTGTATATCGGCAGCAAATCTGAAGATGTGGTGTCTTTTCCAGAGCGAGGGTTGCTGCCTTCCAGTTTGACTTATCTTCATATCTTGGGATTTCTAAATCTGAAATCTTTGGACAAGAATGGGCTTCAACACCTCACCTCTCTTCAAGGATTGACGGTCCATGACTGCCCTAAACTCAAGTACATGCCGGATGAGGGGTTGCCTCCGTCCCTTTCTTTTATAAAGATCAAAGAATGCCCTTTGTTGAAGAAACGGTGGCAAAGCAGGAAAAAGATTCCCGACATCGATCACATAGAGATTGATTATGAAGAATTTATTGGATGA
- the LOC133879265 gene encoding putative disease resistance protein At3g14460, with protein sequence MAAEAVLSAFLQSLFDGMASPEFADFFRQRKLNEGVLEKLKIALLSVQKLREDAEDKQLTDRSVGDWLHKLKDVVYDAEDVLDEIATEALQRKLDAQFQTTAGKVRNSISTFFSHFVKEIEPKIKDILNILEYLESKKDALGLKEGVGRESSKRLPTTSLVEESGIFGRDDDKEKIISLMLSNDAIGNENPCVIPIVGMGGIGKTTLAQLVYKDKSVKKHFDLQAWVCVSKEFDVLKLTKTILEEVGGSTKVDSENLNLLQLALNEKLMGNKFLLVLDDVWNDNYVDWDVFRNPFKSGVPGSMVIVTTRNDSVASIMRSAPTHRLKTLLEDDCWLLFTKHAFHNGNSDARCPELKVIGRQIVKKCQGLPLLAKTIGGLLRSKLDVYEWERILKSELWDSPTIKTNILPALSLSYTDLPSHLKQCFAYCSIFPKDNGIPKYELVSLWMAEGFLKETRNKTMEEVGEDYLHELTSRSLLEQSSGNKSSFVMHDLVNDLAKYVSGQFTFRLGVDNSHEIVNKTRHLSYIREPFDNFKKFKALYVASRLHTFFPLNFPQVSFEMYLTKSVPLDLLSKLICLRVLSLSRYRNMTELPKSIGKIKHLRYLDLSNTSIKRLPDSICMLCNLQTLNLSGCKDLAALPRDMWKLINLRHLDIDGTSIKEMPMQLARLKCLRSLSKFIISKDSGACIGELGKLANLRGRLSLLELQNVVSHTDALKACLNDRKYLEELVLEWNALDTNISECQRSVLDNLRPHCNLKILTINNYGAESLPDWVGHHSFSNLVSLCLKNCKHCFNLPPLGQLSSLQDLSIVGFEGVIKVSYEFYGSNSSLDKPFGTLKFLKFEQMLKWEEWSSFDAENKGEAFSQLKALYIMDCPKLTGRLPVHLPSLAKLEIRECPRLVDSLPKAPTACELHLTHCDEVLLKELPARLRKLNIVGFDALESLPEGLVNSEENLQVLTISHCMKLELTAQLNFSSLARLWLDDCDSLKSFPLDLFPKLNAIKIYGCKNMESFTISEQHGCDLVTLFIDIRNCPNFVSFPKGGIRAPKLRVFSISSCTSLRSLPEKMHILLPSLKHFEIFDCPEVELFPEGDFPFNLEVIGIKNCEKLFAGRMRWGLQKLLSVKTMKIGGKSEDVKSFPEPELLPSSLTRLSFCEFPNMKSLDNKGLQHLTSLEELWIEDCPKLKYMPEEGLPASLSTIKIDGCPLMKKQWLSKKRKVPNVDNILIDKEEYIG encoded by the coding sequence ATGGCTGCAGAGGCAGTTCTCTCTGCCTTCCTCCAATCGTTGTTTGATGGAATGGCATCTCCCGAGTTCGCGGACTTCTTTCGGCAGCGCAAACTCAACGAAGGAGTCTTAGAGAAGCTGAAGATAGCACTGTTGTCCGTGCAGAAACTGCGCGAGGACGCGGAGGACAAGCAACTTACAGATCGTTCTGTGGGAGACTGGCTTCATAAGCTGAAAGATGTTGTCTATGATGCAGAAGACGTTTTGGACGAGATAGCCACTGAAGCCTTGCAACGTAAGTTGGATGCTCAATTTCAAACCACTGCAGGGAAGGTACGAAACTCCATCTCTACTTTTTTTAGTCATTTTGTCAAGGAGATAGAGCCAAAGATAAAAGACATACTTAACATACTAGAATATCTAGAAAGTAAAAAGGATGCTCTAGGTCTGAAAGAAGGTGTTGGAAGAGAATCATCAAAAAGATTGCCCACGACTTCTTTGGTCGAAGAATCTGGTATTTTTGGCAGGGATgatgataaggaaaaaataataagtttGATGCTTTCAAATGATGCAATTGGCAATGAAAATCCATGTGTGATTCCCATAGTCGGCATGGGAGGAATTGGCAAAACCACCCTTGCTCAGCTTGTATACAAGGATAAGAGTGTGAAGAAGCATTTTGATCTTCAAGCATGGGTTTGTGTTTCGAAGGAGTTTGACGTGTTAAAGCTAACAAAAACAATTCTGGAGGAAGTAGGCGGGTCTACTAAAGTTGATAGTGAGAATCTAAATCTGCTTCAACTTGCACTAAACGAGAAATTGATGGGGAATAAATTTCTACTAGTTCTAGATGATGTTTGGAATGATAATTATGTTGATTGGGATGTGTTCCGCAATCCATTTAAATCTGGGGTACCGGGAAGTATGGTCATTGTAACTACACGCAATGATAGTGTTGCATCAATCATGCGCAGTGCTCCAACTCATCGTCTAAAGACGTTACTAGAAGATGATTGTTGGTTACTATTTACAAAACATGCATTCCACAATGGTAACTCTGATGCACGTTGTCCAGAGCTAAAAGTAATAGGTAGACAAATTGTGAAAAAGTGTCAAGGTCTACCTTTATTGGCCAAGACAATTGGGGGTCTCTTGCGATCTAAACTAGATGTTTATGAATGGGAAAGGATATTGAAGAGCGAATTATGGGATTCGCCAACTATCAAGACAAATATTCTTCCAGCTTTAAGTCTCAGTTACACAGATCTTCCCTCACATTTAAAGCAATGCTTTGCCTACTGTTCAATATTTCCTAAGGATAATGGTATACCCAAATATGAACTAGTCTCATTATGGATGGCAGAAGGTTTCTTAAAAGAAACTAGAAACAAAACAATGGAAGAGGTTGGTGAAGATTACTTACATGAATTGACATCAAGATCATTGTTGGAGCAATCAAGTGGCAACAAATCAAGTTTTGTAATGCATGATCTTGTCAACGACTTGGCAAAATATGTATCTGGACAATTTACCTTTAGATTGGGGGTTGACAATTCCCATGAAATTGTGAACAAGACTCGCCACTTGTCATATATTAGAGAACCATTTGATAACTTCAAGAAGTTTAAGGCTCTTTATGTGGCTAGCCGATTGCACACATTCTTCCCCTTAAATTTTCCACAAGTCTCTTTTGAGATGTACTTAACTAAAAGTGTACCACTTGATTTATTGTCAAAGCTAATATGCTTACGGGTGCTCTCTCTATCTCGCTATCGAAATATGACTGAGTTGCCTAAGTCAATTGGTAAAATTAAGCATCTACGTTATTTGGATCTTTCTAATACTTCAATTAAAAGGTTGCCTGATTCTATATGTATGTTGTGCAATTTGCAAACATTGAATTTATCAGGTTGTAAAGATCTTGCTGCATTACCAAGAGATATGTGGAAACTCATTAATTTACGTCATCTTGATATTGACGGAACTAGCATAAAGGAGATGCCAATGCAGCTGGCTAGACTAAAATGTCTACGATCATTATCTAAATTTATCATCAGCAAAGATAGTGGGGCTTGCATTGGAGAGTTGGGGAAACTTGCAAATCTTCGAGGAAGGCTGTCTCTTTTAGAGTTGCAAAACGTTGTATCTCATACTGATGCTTTGAAAGCATGCTTGAATGATAGGAAGTACCTTGAGGAGTTGGTGTTGGAATGGAATGCATTGGATACTAATATTTCAGAATGCCAAAGATCTGTTCTTGACAACCTCCGGCCCCATTGTAACTTGAAAATACTAACTATCAACAACTATGGCGCTGAAAGTCTTCCGGATTGGGTTGGGCATCATTCATTCTCTAATTTGGTGTCCCTTTGCCTAAAAAATTGTAAACATTGTTTCAACTTGCCACCACTTGGGCAGCTATCCTCTTTGCAGGACCTCTCTATCGTTGGGTTTGAAGGAGTTATTAAAGTGAGTTATGAGTTTTATGGCAGCAATTCTTCATTAGATAAGCCATTTGGAACCTTGAAATTTCTAAAGTTCGAGCAAATGTTGAAGTGGGAGGAATGGTCTTCTTTTGATGCTGAAAACAAAGGTGAAGCATTTTCTCAACTTAAAGCGCTTTATATTATGGACTGCCCTAAGTTGACAGGACGGTTGCCCGTCCATCTTCCTTCCTTAGCTAAACTAGAGATTCGTGAATGTCCGCGACTGGTGGATTCACTTCCAAAGGCTCCTACTGCATGCGAATTGCATCTAACACACTGTGACGAGGTTCTATTAAAGGAATTGCCGGCTAGGTTGCGGAAGCTCAATATTGTAGGATTTGACGCACTAGAGTCCCTTCCCGAGGGACTCGTGAACTCCGAAGAGAATCTTCAAGTGCTAACAATCTCACACTGTATGAAGTTAGAGCTCACTGCACAACTTAACTTTTCATCCCTTGCAAGATTGTGGTTGGACGACTGTGATTCCCTCAAGTCATTTCCATTAGATTTATTCCCAAAGCTTAATGCGATCAAAATCTATGGGTGTAAGAATATGGAATCATTTACAATTTCAGAACAACATGGATGTGATTTAGTGACCTTGTTTATTGACATCCGTAATTGCCCTAATTTTGTGTCTTTTCCAAAAGGAGGAATTCGTGCCCCCAAACTCAGAGTATTTTCTATTTCGAGTTGTACAAGTCTGAGGTCACTGCCTGAGAAGATGCATATACTCCTGCCCTCTCTTAAgcattttgaaatatttgattgtCCAGAAGTTGAATTGTTTCCCGAAGGGGACTTTCCTTTCAATCTGGAAGTTATTGGTATCAAGAATTGTGAAAAACTCTTTGCCGGTCGGATGAGATGGGGTTTGCAAAAACTTTTGTCTGTTAAAACTATGAAAATCGGTGGCAAATCTGAAGATGTGAAGTCCTTTCCAGAGCCAGAGTTGCTGCCTTCTAGTCTGACCCGTCTTTCTTTCTGTGAATTTCCAAATATGAAATCTTTGGACAATAAAGGACTTCAACACCTCACATCTCTTGAAGAATTGTGGATCGAGGACTGCCCTAAGCTCAAGTACATGCCAGAAGAGGGGTTGCCTGCGTCCCTTTCTACTATAAAGATCGATGGATGCCCTTTAATGAAGAAGCAGTGGCTtagcaagaaaagaaaagttccTAACGTCGATAACATATTGATTGATAAGGAAGAATATATTGGATGA